In Legionella israelensis, the genomic window GGCAAGAAAAAGAGATTTATATTCATCGTAAAGGAGCAACACGAGCATTTGGACCGGAACATCCCGCCTTACCAAAACGTTATAAAAAAGCCGGTCAGCCGGTATGTATTGGTGGAAGCATGGGAACAGGATCCTATATTTTAGCCGGCAATTCTCCAGAGTTAAATCATGCCTTTGCCTCAGCCTGTCATGGTGCAGGTCGACAGATGAGCCGAAGGCAGGCTCTAAAAAAATGGCGCGGTAAGGAACTGATTCATGAACTCGAAAATCAGGGAATTTATATTTGCAGCCATTCCATGCGTGGAGTTGCAGAAGAGGCTCCGGGAGCGTATAAAGATATTGAAGAAGTTGTCAGAGCAACTGAGCTGGCTGGTCTTGCTCAGAGAGTTGCTTTTCTCAAACCATTAGCATGTATCAAAGGTTAAGGAAATTAAGATGAAATTAAAAGGATCATGCCACTGTCAGGCCGTACGGTTTGAATGTGAGAGTCACTCTCCTTATCCATTTATGCGCTGTTATTGTTCCATTTGTCGTAAAACCGCAGGTGGAGGAGGTTATGCCATCAATATCATGGCCGTTGCTGACAGCTTAAAGGTGAAAGGCAAGAAATTTGTCTCCATCTATCAGGCTATCCTTAGAGAAGAAGGAAAAACCAAAATAAGCTCGGGAGAGCGGCATTTTTGCCGAAACTGTGCAAGTTGCCTCTGGGTTTTTGATCCCGAATGGCCAGAATTGATTCACCCTTTTGCTTCTGCCATTGATACAGCGCTGCCCAAACCGCCTGAAAAAATTCATATGATGTTGGATTCCGCCGCCAATTGGTGTGAAATACCAGAAGGAAAACATGATATTCATTACGCCGAATATCCCCCCATGTCCATTGAAGACTGGCACAGGCAGCATGGATTATGGATAGACCAAACCTCCTAACAAAGTTATCCACAGGGCATATGGACAAAATTTTAAAGAGCATTTAAATTCGCGAAAAACCTTGTCATTACTAAGATCTACGAATTTTTCAAGAGCAAAGCCGCAAAATAAAAAAGCACGTTAAGTCAATTTATCCATATTCAGATTTCGTCTTTATTTTTTTATCAAAAAGGTGAAAAAAATACCCTCATCCCTGACATCAGCTATATTTAGATTAGTACTTAATCATCAGGAAAAAGGAGGTAATCAATCAAAAAAACCGCCAATCGGATGGTTTACATGGAGGATAAGACAATGAAACCTTTTTTATTAACCACCATCGCTTTTTCCTGCTTATTGTTCAGCTTGAACATTTCAGCGGCGGATAAAGTTGTAATAACTGGAGAGCCGGTTGTGGTTCATGAAATACAGGGTGTATATGTTCCCACCACCACGGTTGTTAACACACGTGATTATTACTATTTAACCATAAGCGGAACGAACCGAGTATGCTACGATGAAACAAACCCGGCTCTGGTTGATGTAAACGTGGGGGAGTATCGAGTACGCTTGGGGGATCATGTGGTAACCTTGCATTGTTATGAATATAGCCCCCAGTATTTTATTGTGGAGTAAATTCTGACACTCTTAGAGCCTGTTAAATTCTTTTACCAAGATTAGAGATTTTAAACAGACTCTAAAACATCAACAGCAGATTATTTCGCTGCTGTTGATGAGCGAAAAATGTTTATCCGCCGTCCTTTTGATAAATCCATATAGCCTCCATTGACAATTTCGGATAATATCTTTCGTTCAATGATTCGGTCTTATCACTCATCTTATCAAAAACATCAGGAGAAATGATGCAAAGGATTTTAGCGCTATTCATGTTGTTATGGTTGTCCATAGCGACAGCTGACGTATTTACCCCTGCTGAAATCCGTCAATTGAAATTGAATTTTCTTGCCAACATAAAGGATAGTGGCGCCATCGTTGCATCGCCTTCGAAGCAGAATCCGGATTATTATTATGACTGGATACGTGACTCCGCCATTGCCATGGACCTGGTTGAAAGCTGGTATGAAGTCTCACATCATACTGAGGATAAAAACAGACTGCTTAATTATGTTCAATGGGTGGAAAAAACACAACGGCAAACAGATACACTTCCAGGTCAGGATATTCTGGGTGAGCCCAAATTTTATTTGGATGGACGACCCTACGATGGCCCCTGGGGAAGACCGCAAAACGATGGGGCAGCACTTCGAGCCCTCACACTGATTCGTTTTGCCAAAGAACTGTTGAAAGAAAAACAAATCGATTATGTGAAAGAACATTTATACTCTGCCAGTCTTGAGCCAGTATCCATGGGCGTGATTAAAAAAGACCTTGAATACACAGCCCATCATTGGCAAGAGGAGAATTTTGATCTCTGGGAAGAAGTTTATGGCCATCATTTTTTTACAGCAATGATACAAAGAAAAGCGCTCCTTGAAGGAGCAAAGCTTGCCAGGCAGTTAAACGACATCCCAGCCGCTGAGTATTATGAATTCCAGTCTGGATGGCTTGAAAAAAGACTGATGCAACACTTAGACGAAACCAAAGGCATCATTCAAGCAACCCTTCCTCCTCATCCTGGCCCGCAAAAAACGCTTGAACTGGATTCTGCAGTACTCTTGGCCGTATTGATGGGTTCTACCGAAGATAGCGTGTTTACTCCTGGCAATACTTACATTAAAAACACCGTGGCCGCTTTGAAAGAGCAATTTCAGATGCTCTTTCCCATCAATCAGCAACATCAAGGCGCTTTGCTCTTTGGCCGTTATCCTGGGGATACTTATGATGGCTATCACAATGATGGCCTCGGCAATCCCTGGTTTCTTCTGACTGCAGCAATGGCAGAGTATTATTATACCCTTGCCAACAGCTTACCCCTAACAGCAAAACATCAGGCTCTAATAGAAAACTATATACAGGAAGGTGATGAATATTTATCTCTTATCAAGCGTTATGCTCCAAACATGAACATCGCCGAGCAAATCAATCTTTTTACCGGTCTACCGCAAGGAGCTCACTCCTTGACCTGGAGTTATGTCTCGGTGTTTCGCGCTTTACTGGCCAGAGAGGCATCGAGCAAAAGTCGAGAAAAGATGCTGAATTAATCCAGTTTTTTAAGCCAGAACACCAGAGGCTTTGCGCTCATCTCTTTCTCTCCGATTTCTCGCCATTGATAATAAGCACGTAACTCGGGATGTTTTTGATAGCCGAAATATTGCCATACCTGATCTAAAGGAACATATCCTTCAGGCTGTCGCGGGTCATCTTCCGCACGTTCGACCGCGCAAAATGCCGCTATTCGGCTTCCATATTCCCTGGCGGCCTCTTCACGTTTCTGAAAAAAACGACGATAGATATTTTGGCCACGATAAGCCGGTAATAAAACCGACTCGCCAAAATAAAAAATATCTTTGATGTTCATCCCATGTGCAATAAAGGGAGCCTGGCATTCTTCCGTTTCAAATTCTAATGGAATAGCCGTAGATGCCCCTACAACCTGTTGGTTATGTCCGTAAACTGCTGTAAATTCAGGTTGACTTTTTAGGAGTGGAGTCATCGCTAAAATTCGGTACTATTGAGTTGTGAAAAACAATAACTATCGAAGGAGATTAGCGATGACGGATTACAATATTACAGTTGGAAAGGAATTGCTTCCAGAACTTTTATCAAGCCAGGATGGGCTCGCAAAGCTTGTTGAAGGTGTATTGAATCAGGTATTGGAGGCACAGGTGTCAGAAAGTCTGGGAGCAGACAAGCATGAACGTTCAGGTGAACGTATAGGCTATCGTAACGGTTACCGTCCAAGACAACTATACACTCGTGTGGGACCAGTCACTCTTCAAGTGCCGCAGACACGTGATGGCTCTTTTTCTACCGATATTTTTAAGCGCTATCAACGCAGTGAGCAGGCTTTTGTATTGGCTCTGATGGAAATGGTTGTTAATGGCGTATCAACCAGAAAAGTTAATAACATTACTGAAGAACTTTGCGGTGCTAGTTTTTCAAAGTCAACCGTCAGTCAACTGTGTTCTGGTCTTGATGCAAGAGTCAGAGCCTTCAACGAGCGTCGGTTTGATGGTGACAACTACCCATTTATCATGGTTGATGCGATGTTTATCAAGTGTCGTGATGGTGACAGAGTCGTGTCTCGAGCAGCCTTGACCATCTCGGGTATCAGAAGTGATGGCTACCGTGAAATACTGGGCCTTCGCATTGGTGACACTGAGAGCTATGCTACATGGGATGAAGCGTTTAAATGGCTAAAATCTCGTGGGCTAAAAGGCGTGATGTATGTTGTGTCAGACCAGCATGCAGGGCTTGTGGAAGCGGCTAGAAAGCACTTTCAAGGTGCAACCTGGCAACGATGCCAAGTTCACTTGATGCGCAACATCCTCGGGCACTGCTCTGTCAGACACCGCAAAGATGTTGCTGAAAAGGCAAAGCTTGTTTTTCAGGCACCTGATATGGAAGAAGCCAGGCGTAGACGCGATGATTTTATTGATGCCTTTGAGAAAAAAGCACCAAAATCAGTTACCTGCCTTGAGGAGGCTTTTGACGATGCCATGGTAGTTATGGCGTTGCCGGAGAAATACAGGAAGCGACTTCGCACCACCAACATGCAAGAGCGAATTAACGAGGAAATCAGGCGCCGAGAACGAGTGATAAGGATATTTCCTAATGATGATTCTGCATGGCGGCTGATTGGCGCTTTATTAGCTGAACAAAACGAGCAGTGGCAATCAAGGCGTTATCTTAATATGGACGAATTTAATGACTGGCTGGCTG contains:
- a CDS encoding GFA family protein; translation: MKLKGSCHCQAVRFECESHSPYPFMRCYCSICRKTAGGGGYAINIMAVADSLKVKGKKFVSIYQAILREEGKTKISSGERHFCRNCASCLWVFDPEWPELIHPFASAIDTALPKPPEKIHMMLDSAANWCEIPEGKHDIHYAEYPPMSIEDWHRQHGLWIDQTS
- a CDS encoding glycoside hydrolase family 15 protein, whose protein sequence is MLLWLSIATADVFTPAEIRQLKLNFLANIKDSGAIVASPSKQNPDYYYDWIRDSAIAMDLVESWYEVSHHTEDKNRLLNYVQWVEKTQRQTDTLPGQDILGEPKFYLDGRPYDGPWGRPQNDGAALRALTLIRFAKELLKEKQIDYVKEHLYSASLEPVSMGVIKKDLEYTAHHWQEENFDLWEEVYGHHFFTAMIQRKALLEGAKLARQLNDIPAAEYYEFQSGWLEKRLMQHLDETKGIIQATLPPHPGPQKTLELDSAVLLAVLMGSTEDSVFTPGNTYIKNTVAALKEQFQMLFPINQQHQGALLFGRYPGDTYDGYHNDGLGNPWFLLTAAMAEYYYTLANSLPLTAKHQALIENYIQEGDEYLSLIKRYAPNMNIAEQINLFTGLPQGAHSLTWSYVSVFRALLAREASSKSREKMLN
- a CDS encoding IS256 family transposase — its product is MTDYNITVGKELLPELLSSQDGLAKLVEGVLNQVLEAQVSESLGADKHERSGERIGYRNGYRPRQLYTRVGPVTLQVPQTRDGSFSTDIFKRYQRSEQAFVLALMEMVVNGVSTRKVNNITEELCGASFSKSTVSQLCSGLDARVRAFNERRFDGDNYPFIMVDAMFIKCRDGDRVVSRAALTISGIRSDGYREILGLRIGDTESYATWDEAFKWLKSRGLKGVMYVVSDQHAGLVEAARKHFQGATWQRCQVHLMRNILGHCSVRHRKDVAEKAKLVFQAPDMEEARRRRDDFIDAFEKKAPKSVTCLEEAFDDAMVVMALPEKYRKRLRTTNMQERINEEIRRRERVIRIFPNDDSAWRLIGALLAEQNEQWQSRRYLNMDEFNDWLAENEAGKSNVVGMNALTK